One part of the Arabidopsis thaliana chromosome 4, partial sequence genome encodes these proteins:
- the SWEET7 gene encoding Nodulin MtN3 family protein (Nodulin MtN3 family protein; LOCATED IN: endomembrane system, integral to membrane, membrane; EXPRESSED IN: 9 plant structures; EXPRESSED DURING: 4 anthesis, C globular stage, petal differentiation and expansion stage, E expanded cotyledon stage; CONTAINS InterPro DOMAIN/s: MtN3/saliva-related transmembrane protein, conserved region (InterPro:IPR018169), RAG1-activating protein 1 homologue (InterPro:IPR018179), RAG1-activating protein-1-related (InterPro:IPR004316); BEST Arabidopsis thaliana protein match is: Nodulin MtN3 family protein (TAIR:AT1G66770.1); Has 30201 Blast hits to 17322 proteins in 780 species: Archae - 12; Bacteria - 1396; Metazoa - 17338; Fungi - 3422; Plants - 5037; Viruses - 0; Other Eukaryotes - 2996 (source: NCBI BLink).): MVFAHLNLLRKIVGIIGNFIALCLFLSPTPTFVRIVKKKSVEEYSPIPYLATLINCLVWVLYGLPTVHPDSTLVITINGTGILIEIVFLTIFFVYCGRQKQRLIISAVIAAETAFIAILAVLVLTLQHTTEKRTMSVGIVCCVFNVMMYASPLSVMKMVIKTKSVEFMPFWLSVAGFLNAGVWTIYALMPFDPFMAIPNGIGCLFGLAQLILYGAYYKSTKRIMAERENQPGYVGLSSAIARTGSEKTANTNQEPNNV; this comes from the exons ATGGTGTTTGCACATTTGAACCTTCTTCGGAAGATTGTGGGGATTATAG GAAACTTCATCGCTCTATGTCTGTTCTTGTCACCAAC GCCAACATTTGTTCGGATAGTGAAAAAGAAGTCAGTGGAGGAATATTCACCAATACCGTATTTAGCGACTCTTATAAACTGTTTGGTTTGGGTTCTTTACGGACTACCAACGGTGCATCCGGACAGCACATTGGTCATTACAATAAACGGCACAGGGATCTTGATCGAAATCGTATTCCTTACGATCTTTTTCGTTTATTGTGGCCGCCAAAAACAGCGGTTGATAATATCCGCTGTTATAGCGGCTGAAACCGCGTTCATAGCTATTCTTGCGGTTTTGGTATTAACTCTCCAACACACTACCGAAAAACGTACTATGAGTGTTGGAATCGTATGTTGCGTTTTCAACGTTATGATGTACGCTTCTCCATTGTCTGTTATG aaaatggtaataaaaacaaaaagtgtgGAGTTCATGCCGTTTTGGTTATCGGTAGCTGGATTTCTAAACGCAGGCGTTTGGACAATTTATGCTCTCATGCCTTTCGACCCATTCATGGCT ATACCAAATGGAATTGGATGTTTATTTGGGCTAGCTCAACTAATATTGTATGGTGCCTACTATAAGTCCACCAAAAGAATAATGGCGGAAAGAGAAAACCAACCTGGTTACGTCGGTTTATCAAGTGCGATCGCTCGTACCGGATCTGAGAAAACCGCGAATACCAACCAAGAACCTAACAATGTTTAA
- a CDS encoding uncharacterized protein (unknown protein; BEST Arabidopsis thaliana protein match is: unknown protein (TAIR:AT4G10880.1); Has 1807 Blast hits to 1807 proteins in 277 species: Archae - 0; Bacteria - 0; Metazoa - 736; Fungi - 347; Plants - 385; Viruses - 0; Other Eukaryotes - 339 (source: NCBI BLink).), translated as MAPLLHQVSNYGYGKCVTVRFCDGKTYDAKDGESRAINRDLNVGAVKIYRDSKDEDQAYVLNYFPYNLELNDNRGKNKGLQGYRVLIWKQYGTINLDVFYDEMKIWCKTNDLGIYTSDGELKYYKSVIARHREEGGISVIGFETAEGATTAAAKKEEDENEEASAKVKEANEEESTNA; from the coding sequence atggcTCCATTGTTGCATCAGGTTTCTAATTATGGTTATGGTAAGTGTGTAACCGTACGCTTCTGTGATGGCAAGACGTATGATGCCAAGGATGGAGAGTCTAGGGCAATTAATAGAGATCTTAATGTTGGTGCTGTTAAGATTTATAGAGACTCTAAAGATGAAGATCAAGCGTATGTGCTGAATTACTTCCCTTATAATCTCGAGCTTAATGATAATCGTGGTAAGAATAAAGGTCTTCAAGGTTATCGTGTTCTTATATGGAAGCAGTACGGCACTATTAATCTAGATGTATTTTACGATGAAATGAAGATTTGGTGCAAAACTAATGATTTAGGGATATATACTTCCGATGGAGAACTGAAATATTATAAGTCTGTTATTGCACGTCATCGTGAGGAAGGAGGTATCAGCGTTATAGGTTTTGAAACAGCCGAAGGAGCGACTACTGCAGCTGctaaaaaggaagaagatgaaaatgaagaagcaTCGGCGAAGGTGAAAGaagcaaatgaagaagaatcgaCTAATGCATAA
- a CDS encoding uncharacterized protein (unknown protein; BEST Arabidopsis thaliana protein match is: unknown protein (TAIR:AT4G10880.1); Has 1807 Blast hits to 1807 proteins in 277 species: Archae - 0; Bacteria - 0; Metazoa - 736; Fungi - 347; Plants - 385; Viruses - 0; Other Eukaryotes - 339 (source: NCBI BLink).) translates to MAPLLHRVSNYGCGKRVTVRFCDDKIYDTKDGESRTINEEINSGPYTKIYRDFPDEDQGYLLNYDGYNLMLNDNRGKNKGIQDYLVHIWTAYDDINIDIVYDEMKIWCEIDDLGIYQSDGDLKYYKSVIARHREEGGISVIGFETAEGATTASAKKEEDENDEASAKMNEPNA, encoded by the coding sequence atggcTCCATTGTTACATAGGGTTTCCAACTATGGTTGTGGTAAGCGTGTAACTGTACGCTTCTGTGATGACAAGATCTATGATACCAAGGATGGAGAGTCTAGGACAATTAATGAAGAGATTAATAGTGGTCCATATACGAAGATTTATAGAGACTTTCCAGATGAAGATCAAGGTTATCTGCTGAATTATGACGGTTATAATCTCATGCTTAATGATAATCGTGGTAAGAATAAAGGTATCCAAGATTATCTTGTTCATATATGGACCGCGTACGACGATATTAATATAGATATAGTTTATGATGAAATGAAGATATGGTGCGAAATTGATGATTTAGGGATATATCAATCCGATGGAGATCTGAAATATTATAAGTCTGTTATTGCACGTCATCGTGAGGAAGGAGGTATTAGCGTTATAGGTTTTGAAACAGCTGAAGGAGCGACTACTGCATCtgctaaaaaagaagaagatgaaaatgacGAAGCATCGGCGAAGATGAATGAACCAAATGCATAA
- a CDS encoding uncharacterized protein (unknown protein; BEST Arabidopsis thaliana protein match is: unknown protein (TAIR:AT4G10870.1); Has 1807 Blast hits to 1807 proteins in 277 species: Archae - 0; Bacteria - 0; Metazoa - 736; Fungi - 347; Plants - 385; Viruses - 0; Other Eukaryotes - 339 (source: NCBI BLink).): MAPLLRRISNSGYGKRAIVRFGDDTTYDIKDGESRAIDEVINCGPFKIYRDFSDEDQGYLLNYNFYNLYLNDNRGKNKGLQDYRLLIWNPYDIINIDIFYDEMKIWCKTNDLGIYQSDGHLKYYKSVIARHREEGGISVIGFETAEGATTAAVKKEEDENEEALAKVNEANA; encoded by the coding sequence atggcTCCACTCTTGCGTAGGATTTCTAATTCTGGTTATGGTAAGCGTGCAATCGTACGCTTCGGTGATGACACGACGTATGATATCAAGGATGGAGAGTCTAGGGCAATTGATGAAGTGATTAATTGTGGTCCTTTTAAGATTTATAGAGACTTTTCAGATGAAGATCAAGGGTATTTGCTGAATTACAACTTTTATAATCTCTACCTTAATGATAATCGTGGTAAGAATAAAGGTCTTCAAGATTATCGTTTACTTATATGGAACCCGTACGACATTAttaatatagatatattttatgatgAAATGAAGATATGGTGCAAAACTAATGATTTAGGGATATATCAATCGGATGGACATCTGAAATATTATAAGTCTGTTATTGCACGTCATCGTGAAGAAGGAGGTATTAGCGTTATAGGTTTTGAAACAGCCGAAGGAGCGACTACTGCAGCtgttaaaaaggaagaagatgaaaatgaagaagcaTTGGCTAAGGTGAACGAAGCAAATGCATAA